In the Paenibacillus sp. FSL R7-0337 genome, CACCACTGAACAAAATTATATTAACACGACTGATATTGAGAATCAATATCATTTTCATCTTTTCAAGCCGAATACTATCTGCTATAATTCAACCAAAGTACCAAACATCCTACGTTTGCAAAGGAATGATATTATTGTTAGCTCAGACTCAACGTTTAACCTTGGTGGAACAGGTGGCCTACCAGATCCAAGAGAAGATCGAAAGCAGCGAATGGCAAGTAGGGACGCGTATTCCTCCAGAGCCGGAGCTAATGGAGCAGCTTCAAGTCAGCCGTAATACCTTAAGGGAAGCGATTCGGGCTCTAACCTATGCAGGTCTGCTCAAGACCAGGCAAGGCGATGGAACTTATGTCTGCTCCTCCAGTGTTTTGGGGTCAGTGATTAGAAAAGTGATTCAGCATACGGATAAGCTTGAGAGCCTGGAGGTCCGCTATGCACTGGAAAGAGAAGCTGCTGCCCTGGCTGCGCTCAGGAGAGGAGAGGAAGACCTGGCTGCACTACGGACATGCCTGGACCAGTGCAGACAAGCTGCCGTCCAGCAAGATCTTGAAGCTTATGCCCACTGGGATGTGGAGTTTCACAAAATGGTGATAGCC is a window encoding:
- a CDS encoding FCD domain-containing protein, whose amino-acid sequence is MLAQTQRLTLVEQVAYQIQEKIESSEWQVGTRIPPEPELMEQLQVSRNTLREAIRALTYAGLLKTRQGDGTYVCSSSVLGSVIRKVIQHTDKLESLEVRYALEREAAALAALRRGEEDLAALRTCLDQCRQAAVQQDLEAYAHWDVEFHKMVIAASHNQLMANLYNHISEALQNMIIEMKDLKNVDFYLDSHALLYQAIANQDGHQAEEAVRSYIEKTRTQEEHI